A region from the Gemmatimonadales bacterium genome encodes:
- the thrS gene encoding threonine--tRNA ligase has translation MSTLRLTLPDGAVREVASGTTGRQLAESIGPRLARAALAVRVDGQLRDLDRPIEHDARVAIVTEQDADALELLRHSSAHILATAVRELFPGAGIGFGPPIEDGFYYDFDVPRPFTPDDLARIEARMGEVAKRDFPFERAVVDREEARRRFADDPLKLERIAELGDGEVITTYTDGPFQDLCRGPHVPSTGRLKHFKLLHAAGAYWRGDERRQMLQRIYGTAWFKKEDLDAYLHRLEEARKRDHRLLGKQLDLYSISDIVGPGLVLWHPRGALIKWLLSRAVEDDNVASGYDLVYTPNVTREELFYISGHLPLYAANQYPPMAGGAGESEDVRYRVKPMNCPMHALIYRSQQRSYRDLPIRLSEVANVYRNEKSGTLHGLLRVRGLSMDDAHIFCTMEQVEDEIFLCLDQVDRLVRQTFGFELAFEISTRPPERLGTDEIWDQAEAMLRRALERKGIAFDVDEGGGAFYGPKIDIKFRDAIGRTWQGPTIQLDFNLPERFELEYTGADNRPHRPVMIHRAIYGTLERFIGNLIEHFAGAFPVWLAPEQVRVVPISDEQAGAARAIGARLKAAGLRVHVDDRPETLNYRIREAELQKVPYMAVVGQREAESDSLALRVRGAGKKQDVMSVDAFLARVLDEVRRRALVP, from the coding sequence GTGAGCACCCTCCGTCTCACCCTGCCGGACGGCGCGGTGCGCGAGGTGGCGTCCGGCACGACGGGGCGCCAGCTCGCGGAGTCGATCGGGCCACGGCTTGCCCGCGCGGCGCTCGCGGTGCGCGTGGACGGACAGCTTCGCGACCTCGATCGCCCCATCGAGCACGACGCGCGCGTCGCCATCGTCACCGAGCAGGATGCCGACGCGCTCGAGCTCCTGCGCCATTCGTCCGCCCACATCCTCGCCACCGCGGTGCGTGAGCTCTTTCCCGGCGCCGGGATCGGATTTGGCCCACCCATCGAAGACGGCTTCTACTACGACTTCGACGTGCCGCGGCCGTTCACGCCGGACGACCTCGCGCGGATCGAGGCACGTATGGGCGAGGTTGCGAAGCGCGATTTCCCGTTCGAGCGCGCCGTGGTCGATCGTGAGGAGGCGCGCCGCCGCTTTGCCGACGATCCTCTCAAGCTCGAGCGCATCGCCGAGCTCGGCGACGGCGAGGTGATCACCACCTACACCGACGGGCCCTTCCAGGATCTCTGCCGCGGGCCCCACGTGCCGAGCACCGGGCGGCTCAAGCACTTCAAGCTGCTGCACGCCGCCGGCGCCTACTGGCGGGGCGACGAGCGCCGCCAGATGCTCCAGCGCATCTACGGCACGGCGTGGTTCAAGAAGGAGGACCTCGACGCCTATCTCCACCGGTTGGAGGAGGCGCGGAAGCGCGACCACCGCCTGCTGGGCAAGCAGCTCGACCTCTATTCCATCAGTGACATCGTGGGCCCGGGGCTCGTGCTGTGGCATCCCAGGGGCGCGCTCATCAAGTGGCTGCTCTCGCGCGCGGTCGAGGACGACAATGTCGCCAGCGGCTACGACCTGGTGTACACACCCAACGTGACCCGCGAGGAGCTGTTCTACATCTCGGGTCACCTGCCGCTCTACGCCGCCAACCAGTATCCGCCCATGGCGGGCGGCGCCGGGGAGTCGGAGGATGTGCGTTACCGGGTGAAGCCGATGAACTGCCCGATGCACGCGCTCATCTACCGGAGCCAGCAGCGGAGCTACCGGGATCTGCCGATCCGCCTCTCCGAGGTGGCGAACGTCTACCGGAACGAGAAGAGCGGCACGCTGCACGGTCTGCTCCGCGTGCGCGGCCTCAGCATGGACGACGCGCACATCTTCTGCACGATGGAGCAGGTGGAGGACGAGATCTTCCTCTGCCTCGACCAGGTGGACCGGCTGGTGCGGCAGACCTTCGGCTTCGAGCTTGCATTCGAGATCTCCACCCGGCCGCCGGAGCGGCTGGGCACCGATGAAATCTGGGACCAGGCCGAGGCGATGCTCCGCCGCGCGCTCGAGCGCAAAGGCATCGCGTTCGATGTGGACGAGGGCGGGGGCGCATTCTACGGCCCCAAGATCGACATCAAGTTCCGCGACGCCATCGGCCGCACCTGGCAGGGGCCGACGATCCAGCTCGACTTCAACCTGCCCGAGCGTTTCGAGCTGGAATACACCGGGGCCGACAACCGGCCGCACCGGCCGGTCATGATCCACCGCGCCATCTATGGCACGCTCGAGCGATTCATCGGCAATCTGATCGAGCACTTCGCCGGCGCCTTTCCGGTGTGGCTCGCGCCGGAGCAGGTGCGCGTCGTCCCGATCTCCGACGAGCAGGCGGGCGCGGCACGGGCCATCGGCGCGCGGCTCAAGGCCGCCGGGCTCCGGGTCCATGTGGACGATCGGCCCGAGACGCTCAACTACCGGATTCGCGAGGCCGAGCTGCAGAAGGTGCCGTACATGGCCGTCGTGGGGCAGCGGGAAGCGGAATCGGACAGCCTGGCGCTCCGGGTGCGCGGCGCGGGAAAGAAGCAGGACGTCATGTCCGTCGACGCGTTCCTCGCGCGCGTGCTCGACGAGGTGCGCCGGCGCGCGCTCGTGCCCTGA
- the selA gene encoding L-seryl-tRNA(Sec) selenium transferase, giving the protein MTDARRALPSVDRLLREPAVAALLAEAPRLAVVHAVREVLAAARTRRAGAPDDWAAEIRERLAHRSMRSLRPVVNATGVILHTNLGRAPLAAAAIRAVEAVAGGYSTLEFDLHTGARGSRADHCRVLLAELTGAEDGLAVNNAAGALVLALNALADGREVLISRGELIEIGGSFRIPDILEKSGARLHEVGTTNRTHLDDYRRALGPAAGAILTVHRSNFEQRGFVATPDPAELATLAREAGVPYLHDVGSGLLADLSWAALTSEPRVADAVAAGADLVLFSGDKLLGGPQAGCLVGRRATIERCRRNPLARALRADKLTLAALEATLALYRDPDAARREIPVLAMLVATAPELAERAKQLAEACPAALDPELRAGASAVGGGAFPDAALPTTLVVLDPGPLGADGLALRLRLGEPPIVTRVAEGRVLLDPRTIPAAAFGEVGAALRRALAQ; this is encoded by the coding sequence ATGACCGACGCGCGCCGCGCGCTCCCCTCGGTCGACCGCCTGTTGCGTGAGCCCGCCGTCGCGGCGCTCCTCGCCGAGGCGCCGCGCCTCGCCGTGGTCCACGCGGTGCGCGAGGTGCTCGCCGCCGCCCGGACGCGGCGCGCCGGCGCGCCCGACGATTGGGCCGCCGAAATCCGCGAGCGCCTGGCGCATCGCTCGATGCGCTCGCTTCGTCCGGTGGTGAACGCCACCGGCGTCATCCTGCATACCAACCTGGGGCGCGCCCCGCTCGCGGCGGCGGCCATCCGCGCCGTCGAGGCGGTGGCCGGGGGCTACTCCACGCTGGAGTTCGACCTCCACACCGGCGCGCGCGGCAGCCGCGCCGATCACTGCCGCGTGCTCCTGGCCGAGTTGACGGGCGCCGAGGACGGCCTCGCCGTCAACAACGCGGCCGGCGCGCTCGTGCTCGCGCTCAACGCGCTGGCAGACGGGCGCGAGGTGCTCATCTCGCGCGGCGAGTTGATCGAGATCGGCGGATCGTTCCGGATTCCCGACATCCTGGAAAAGAGCGGCGCGCGGCTGCACGAAGTGGGGACGACCAACCGCACCCACCTCGACGATTATCGGCGTGCGCTCGGCCCGGCGGCCGGTGCCATCCTCACCGTGCATCGGTCGAACTTCGAGCAGCGCGGGTTTGTGGCGACGCCCGACCCGGCCGAGCTGGCCACGCTCGCGCGCGAGGCGGGGGTGCCCTATCTCCATGACGTCGGGAGCGGCCTTCTGGCCGATCTTTCCTGGGCGGCTCTCACGTCCGAACCGCGCGTCGCCGATGCCGTGGCCGCCGGCGCCGATCTCGTGCTCTTCAGCGGCGACAAGCTCCTCGGTGGCCCCCAGGCCGGCTGCCTGGTTGGACGCCGCGCCACGATCGAACGCTGCCGCAGGAACCCGCTCGCGCGCGCGCTCCGCGCCGACAAGCTCACCCTCGCGGCGCTCGAGGCCACGCTCGCGCTCTACCGCGATCCGGACGCCGCGCGGCGCGAGATTCCGGTGCTCGCGATGCTGGTGGCGACGGCACCCGAGCTGGCCGAGCGCGCCAAGCAGCTCGCCGAGGCGTGCCCCGCCGCGCTCGATCCGGAGCTTCGCGCCGGCGCCTCGGCGGTGGGCGGCGGCGCGTTTCCCGACGCGGCGCTCCCCACGACGCTCGTGGTGCTCGACCCCGGCCCGCTCGGCGCCGACGGCCTGGCGCTTCGGCTCCGCCTGGGCGAACCGCCGATCGTCACCCGGGTCGCTGAGGGGCGCGTGCTGCTCGACCCGCGCACGATTCCCGCCGCCGCGTTCGGCGAGGTCGGCGCGGCGCTTCGCCGCGCGCTCGCGCAGTGA
- a CDS encoding BON domain-containing protein, with translation MRHQNRLSGWQVFTWATLGVAAGLVTGLALGEWVGGVNRPRLRRMATRIRAERRPPALTSAAAARAARAALDADPSLEGMGLDAIIIGRGVVELRGWAQSRAARARAARVALAVPGVESVINRILVRGEDDRGFPADVRTTDQSA, from the coding sequence GTGCGCCATCAAAATCGGCTGTCCGGCTGGCAGGTGTTCACCTGGGCGACGCTCGGCGTCGCAGCCGGGCTCGTGACGGGTCTTGCCCTGGGCGAGTGGGTGGGTGGCGTGAACCGCCCCCGGCTCCGCCGCATGGCGACGCGCATCCGTGCCGAGCGCCGACCACCCGCCCTCACGAGCGCCGCCGCCGCCCGGGCTGCCCGCGCCGCGCTCGATGCCGATCCCAGCCTCGAGGGGATGGGGCTCGACGCGATCATCATCGGCCGCGGCGTGGTCGAGCTGCGCGGCTGGGCCCAGAGCCGGGCCGCCCGCGCACGCGCAGCGCGGGTGGCGCTCGCCGTACCCGGCGTCGAGTCGGTGATCAATCGCATCCTGGTGCGGGGCGAGGACGACCGCGGCTTCCCCGCCGACGTCCGCACCACCGACCAGAGCGCATGA
- a CDS encoding Ig-like domain-containing protein: MSAPQLVSAFPTSLTVLPPSFDGQVEFRFNEVVSEGSQPSQGLGTGDLEKLVLLSPTDRVPEVHWHRRRITVRPSEGWKPNRVYRVELLPGISDVRRNVSKAETLITFTTGAPVPADTLRGSVIDWVAGHPASGALVEAVLEPDSLPYRVLADSSGRFVLGPIPSGEYVVFGVLDQNHNFRRDEREAFDTMRVLADSGTVGALYAFVHDTLPPRIANIQPTDSVTATIMFAQPLDPTQRLDTSMVIVRRLPDSARVAAVSLSRPDTAARTTPSPERTPGAPGARADTLRRELGGALDSLARRRGAIARGADSLARRIDSLAHRADTAARAVPPAAAGPTLPARPPLSDRLTLKVAEPWHPGDKLEIALSGIRTVSGIAGDVLGVLAIPQANAGAGVGAPSAAQPADSLNRASPSDTTRADSTRADSARAVPRPAPAPPDSTRPRPR, from the coding sequence GTGTCGGCGCCGCAGCTCGTGTCCGCCTTCCCTACTTCGCTCACCGTGCTGCCGCCAAGCTTCGACGGCCAGGTCGAGTTTCGCTTCAACGAGGTCGTGTCCGAGGGCTCGCAGCCAAGCCAGGGCCTCGGCACCGGCGATCTGGAAAAGCTCGTCCTCCTCTCGCCGACCGACCGCGTACCCGAGGTCCACTGGCACCGGAGACGCATCACGGTGCGGCCGTCCGAGGGATGGAAGCCGAACCGGGTGTATCGCGTCGAGCTGTTGCCGGGCATCAGCGATGTCCGCCGCAACGTCTCGAAGGCCGAGACCCTCATCACCTTCACCACCGGCGCGCCGGTGCCGGCGGACACGCTGCGCGGGAGCGTGATCGATTGGGTGGCCGGGCACCCGGCGTCCGGCGCACTCGTCGAAGCAGTGCTCGAGCCCGACAGCCTGCCCTACCGCGTGCTCGCCGACTCGAGCGGCCGGTTCGTCCTCGGCCCGATTCCGAGCGGCGAGTACGTCGTGTTCGGCGTGCTCGACCAGAACCATAACTTCCGCCGCGACGAGCGCGAGGCGTTCGATACGATGCGCGTGCTCGCCGACAGCGGCACCGTGGGCGCGCTCTACGCGTTCGTCCACGATACGCTGCCGCCGCGCATCGCGAACATTCAGCCGACGGATTCGGTGACCGCCACGATCATGTTCGCCCAGCCGCTCGATCCGACCCAGCGGCTGGATACGTCGATGGTGATCGTGCGGCGGCTGCCGGATTCGGCCCGGGTGGCCGCCGTCTCGCTCTCGCGGCCTGACACCGCGGCGCGGACCACTCCATCCCCCGAGCGCACGCCCGGCGCCCCCGGGGCCCGCGCCGACACGCTCCGGCGAGAGCTCGGCGGGGCGCTCGATTCCCTCGCGCGGCGCCGCGGCGCCATCGCGCGCGGCGCCGACTCCCTCGCCCGCCGCATCGATTCGCTCGCGCATCGCGCGGACACGGCGGCGCGCGCCGTGCCCCCGGCCGCCGCCGGACCCACGCTACCCGCCCGGCCGCCACTCAGCGACCGGCTCACGCTCAAGGTGGCGGAGCCCTGGCACCCGGGTGACAAGCTCGAGATCGCGCTGAGCGGCATTCGCACGGTGAGCGGGATCGCGGGCGATGTGCTCGGTGTGCTCGCCATTCCGCAGGCCAATGCGGGCGCGGGTGTCGGGGCGCCGAGCGCCGCCCAGCCGGCCGATTCGCTCAATCGCGCCTCCCCATCCGATACAACGCGCGCCGATTCCACGCGCGCCGATTCGGCACGCGCCGTCCCCCGCCCCGCCCCGGCACCGCCCGACTCGACTCGCCCGAGGCCACGATGA
- a CDS encoding Gfo/Idh/MocA family oxidoreductase — protein MPDALRLGVVGCGRVFERFHLPAIERAAESARRVALVAVCDADAARRAWAAARLPTVAVVASIAELVRTRPDAVVVLTPPTTHRDISTATLEAGLHVLVEKPMALTAADARAMAAAAASAKRCLHVGFTRRHRSPYLRLAGAIGRMNIGAPRAARFELSFPIGTWAAHDAFLGRDALGGGVLDDVLSHQIDLLGALWGTWPESARVLAAPEHERTRARITCELRFPGGALARCVAAHGAYVERLELELARGHIMAASGTAVWRARRWAGPVARRAAIFGDQVALARGKLTRRRGVTARSFERQLDEFVRALHDGGLARAGPPEGGAGDTLRGADAAAGVRVVATIDACRASVASGGKWVDAA, from the coding sequence ATGCCGGACGCGCTCCGCCTCGGCGTGGTGGGATGCGGCCGAGTCTTCGAGCGCTTCCACCTGCCCGCAATCGAGCGCGCCGCGGAGTCGGCGCGGCGCGTGGCGCTCGTGGCCGTGTGCGATGCCGACGCGGCCCGGCGCGCGTGGGCTGCCGCGCGGCTCCCCACCGTGGCGGTCGTGGCGTCGATCGCCGAGCTCGTCCGAACGCGCCCGGATGCCGTCGTCGTCCTCACCCCGCCCACCACGCACCGCGACATCTCTACCGCTACGCTCGAGGCGGGCCTCCACGTGCTGGTGGAGAAGCCCATGGCGCTCACTGCTGCCGATGCCCGCGCGATGGCCGCCGCCGCGGCCTCGGCAAAGCGTTGCCTGCACGTCGGATTCACCCGCCGGCATCGGTCGCCCTACCTGCGCCTTGCCGGTGCGATCGGTCGCATGAACATCGGGGCGCCCCGCGCGGCGCGGTTCGAGCTGTCGTTCCCGATCGGGACCTGGGCGGCGCACGACGCATTCCTCGGGCGCGACGCGTTGGGCGGCGGGGTGCTGGACGACGTGCTTTCGCATCAGATCGATCTGCTCGGCGCGCTCTGGGGCACGTGGCCCGAGTCGGCGCGGGTGCTTGCCGCGCCGGAGCACGAGCGCACCAGGGCGCGAATCACCTGTGAGCTCCGCTTCCCCGGCGGCGCGCTGGCGCGGTGCGTCGCCGCGCACGGCGCGTATGTGGAGCGCCTCGAGCTCGAGCTCGCGCGGGGACACATCATGGCCGCGAGCGGCACCGCCGTCTGGCGGGCGCGCCGGTGGGCGGGCCCGGTGGCACGGCGGGCCGCCATATTCGGCGACCAGGTTGCGCTCGCCCGCGGCAAGCTCACCCGGCGGCGAGGCGTCACCGCGCGCAGCTTCGAGCGCCAGCTCGACGAATTCGTCCGCGCGTTGCATGACGGCGGCCTGGCACGCGCCGGTCCGCCGGAGGGGGGCGCCGGCGATACGCTCCGCGGCGCCGACGCCGCAGCCGGCGTGCGCGTGGTCGCGACGATCGACGCCTGTCGCGCGAGCGTCGCGTCAGGGGGCAAGTGGGTGGACGCGGCATGA
- a CDS encoding valine--tRNA ligase: MSEPLAPQYNPALIESELYRWWEARGLFRPRGAEPGRAPYVIIMPPPNVTAVLHMGHGLNNTIQDVLIRFQRMRGADALWVPGTDHAGIATQNVVERLVAAEGATRFDLGREAFVERVWTHVRQTEPVILQQLAALGCSADWSRTYFTLDEKMSRAVREVFVRLYDQGLIYRGHYIINWCPRCLTALSNEEAEKEEAEGRIWQLRYPLADRSGHVTVATTRPETMLGDTAVAVHPGDERYRDLIGREIRLPLADRLVPIVTDEAVDPAFGTGAVKVTPAHDPTDFEIGRRHQLSTIDVMTPDARMSLAAPARFQGLDRFEARRRVVAEFEALGLLESVEPHRHAVGHCYRCGTVVEPRLSDQWFVRMEPLARPALEAYRDGRLRFVPERRGEEYAQWMEHIRDWCISRQLWWGHRIPVWYCERPGCGRIVASRVDLDTCPGCGGPVRQDDDVLDTWFSSWLVPFSSLGWPDQTPDLAKFYPGDTLVTAAEIIFFWVSRMVMAGCKFMGEVPFSTVFLTGTVRDTQHRKMSKSLGNGIDPLEVVTRYGADALRYTLVAGSAVGTDVILDPDDLEVSFAPGRNFANKLWNAGRFILSNLGGPTRPLAGPHPDTVRRDELGLADRWILARCDATVLEVTDALQRFRLNDAAAAAYRFLWSDLADWYIEQIKPRLYGEQPGGDVARAVAAATFDVALRLLHPMMPFVTEALWRRLPGRAPEASIMVSPWPLPDPRARDAEAERRFGLVQELVTAIRAIRAEHGVPPGRAVRAVVSNASPAAMAAFDAEHATILRLAKLSELGAGEATGGAGGNAVLGDGTAVFVPLGDAIDVAREASRLGTEVDRLSTLIASQERKLANEQFTAKAPAAVVERERQKLESWREQRGVLVEKRQRLER; encoded by the coding sequence ATGAGCGAGCCGCTCGCCCCGCAATACAACCCCGCGCTCATCGAATCCGAACTCTACAGGTGGTGGGAGGCGCGCGGGCTCTTTCGGCCGCGCGGAGCGGAGCCGGGCCGCGCGCCGTACGTCATCATCATGCCCCCGCCAAACGTGACCGCGGTTCTCCACATGGGCCACGGGCTCAACAACACCATCCAGGACGTGCTGATCCGCTTTCAGCGGATGCGTGGCGCCGACGCGCTCTGGGTACCGGGCACCGACCACGCGGGCATAGCCACGCAGAACGTGGTCGAGCGGCTGGTCGCTGCGGAAGGGGCCACCCGATTCGACCTGGGGCGCGAAGCGTTCGTCGAGCGGGTCTGGACCCATGTGCGCCAAACCGAACCCGTCATTCTGCAGCAGCTCGCCGCCCTCGGCTGCTCGGCCGACTGGTCGCGCACGTATTTCACGCTCGACGAAAAGATGTCGCGCGCGGTGCGCGAGGTGTTCGTGCGGCTCTACGACCAGGGCCTCATCTACCGGGGCCACTACATCATCAACTGGTGTCCCCGCTGCCTTACCGCGCTCTCCAACGAAGAAGCCGAGAAGGAGGAGGCCGAGGGGCGGATCTGGCAATTGCGCTATCCACTCGCGGATCGGAGCGGGCACGTCACCGTCGCCACCACGCGGCCGGAAACGATGCTGGGCGACACGGCGGTGGCGGTGCATCCGGGCGACGAGCGCTACCGCGATCTCATCGGACGCGAGATCCGGCTTCCGCTGGCGGACCGGCTGGTTCCGATCGTGACCGACGAGGCGGTGGACCCGGCCTTCGGCACCGGCGCCGTCAAGGTGACGCCGGCGCACGATCCGACCGACTTCGAGATCGGGCGCCGGCACCAGTTGTCGACCATCGATGTGATGACCCCGGATGCGCGCATGAGTCTCGCCGCGCCCGCGCGGTTCCAGGGGCTCGACCGATTCGAGGCGCGGCGGCGCGTGGTGGCCGAATTCGAGGCGCTCGGGCTGCTCGAGTCCGTGGAGCCGCACCGCCATGCCGTCGGCCACTGCTATCGGTGCGGCACGGTGGTCGAGCCGCGCCTCTCCGACCAGTGGTTCGTGCGCATGGAGCCGCTCGCGCGGCCCGCGCTCGAAGCGTATCGCGATGGGCGGCTCCGCTTCGTGCCCGAGCGCCGCGGCGAGGAATACGCCCAATGGATGGAGCACATCCGGGACTGGTGCATCTCGCGCCAGCTCTGGTGGGGCCACCGCATTCCCGTCTGGTACTGCGAGCGGCCGGGCTGCGGCCGGATCGTGGCGAGCCGGGTGGATCTCGACACCTGCCCCGGCTGCGGCGGGCCGGTGCGGCAGGACGACGACGTGCTCGACACCTGGTTCTCCTCGTGGCTCGTGCCCTTCTCGAGCCTGGGCTGGCCCGACCAGACGCCCGACCTCGCCAAGTTCTATCCGGGGGACACCCTCGTCACCGCAGCCGAGATCATCTTCTTCTGGGTCTCGCGGATGGTCATGGCGGGCTGCAAGTTCATGGGGGAGGTTCCGTTCTCCACCGTGTTCCTGACCGGCACCGTGCGCGACACGCAGCATCGCAAGATGTCCAAGTCCCTGGGCAACGGGATCGACCCGCTCGAGGTGGTGACGCGGTACGGCGCCGACGCGCTGCGCTACACCCTGGTGGCGGGTTCGGCTGTCGGGACCGATGTGATCCTCGATCCCGACGACCTGGAGGTCTCGTTCGCGCCGGGCCGCAATTTCGCGAACAAGCTGTGGAATGCGGGCCGCTTCATTCTCTCGAACCTCGGCGGGCCCACCCGCCCCCTGGCGGGCCCCCATCCCGACACCGTGCGCCGCGACGAGCTGGGCCTCGCCGACCGCTGGATCCTGGCCCGCTGCGACGCCACGGTCCTGGAGGTGACCGACGCGCTCCAGCGCTTCCGGCTCAACGATGCGGCCGCCGCCGCGTATCGCTTCCTCTGGAGCGACCTGGCCGACTGGTATATCGAGCAGATCAAGCCGCGGCTCTACGGCGAGCAGCCGGGCGGCGACGTGGCGCGCGCGGTCGCAGCCGCCACGTTCGATGTGGCGCTCCGGCTGCTGCACCCGATGATGCCGTTCGTTACCGAGGCGCTCTGGCGGCGACTGCCGGGCCGCGCGCCCGAGGCGTCGATCATGGTGAGCCCGTGGCCGCTCCCCGACCCGCGCGCGCGGGACGCGGAGGCCGAGCGGCGCTTCGGCCTGGTGCAGGAGTTGGTGACGGCGATTCGCGCCATCCGCGCCGAGCACGGCGTGCCGCCGGGCCGGGCGGTGCGCGCGGTCGTGAGCAACGCGAGCCCCGCAGCCATGGCCGCGTTCGACGCCGAGCACGCCACGATCCTGCGCCTCGCCAAGCTGTCGGAGCTCGGCGCCGGCGAGGCGACCGGCGGCGCGGGTGGCAACGCAGTGCTCGGCGACGGCACCGCGGTCTTCGTGCCCCTGGGCGACGCCATCGACGTGGCGCGCGAGGCGTCGCGCCTCGGCACGGAGGTTGATCGCCTCAGCACGCTCATCGCTTCGCAGGAGCGAAAGCTCGCCAACGAGCAGTTCACCGCAAAGGCGCCGGCCGCCGTCGTCGAGCGCGAGCGGCAGAAGCTGGAGAGCTGGCGCGAGCAGCGCGGCGTGCTGGTGGAGAAGCGGCAGCGGCTGGAACGGTGA
- the purN gene encoding phosphoribosylglycinamide formyltransferase, whose protein sequence is MLGHESMRVCVAVSGRGSNLEALLHALADDAPARVALVVSNRPAAGGLDVARRHGVPTAVLTDAADADEWLGLLERARIDLVVLAGYLKLVPPAVVARYRGRIINIHPGLLPAFGGPGMYGIRVHEAVLAAGARESGATVHLVDEAYDRGAALAEVRVPVQRGDTPDSLAARVLAAEHRLLPAVVLAAARAGHAVPLREPVELSS, encoded by the coding sequence ATGCTCGGACACGAATCGATGCGCGTCTGCGTCGCGGTCTCCGGCCGCGGCAGCAATCTGGAGGCGCTGCTTCACGCGCTCGCGGATGACGCGCCGGCACGCGTCGCGCTCGTCGTGAGCAACCGCCCCGCCGCCGGCGGCCTCGATGTGGCGCGGCGCCACGGCGTTCCCACCGCCGTGCTCACCGATGCGGCGGATGCGGACGAATGGCTCGGTTTGCTCGAGCGCGCGCGGATCGATCTCGTGGTGCTGGCCGGATATCTCAAGCTGGTGCCACCGGCCGTGGTCGCGCGGTATCGCGGACGGATCATCAACATCCACCCCGGACTCCTCCCGGCGTTCGGCGGCCCCGGCATGTACGGCATTCGCGTTCACGAGGCGGTACTCGCCGCCGGGGCGCGCGAGAGCGGCGCCACCGTGCACCTGGTGGACGAGGCGTACGATCGGGGCGCCGCGCTCGCCGAAGTGCGCGTGCCCGTCCAGCGGGGTGATACGCCCGACTCGCTCGCGGCTCGCGTGCTCGCCGCCGAGCATCGCCTGCTGCCGGCCGTCGTCCTCGCGGCGGCGCGCGCCGGACATGCGGTGCCGCTGCGCGAGCCGGTGGAGCTGTCCTCGTGA